The DNA segment GCCTCCCGGACGCTCGGGTGCTGCTGCAGCGCGGCCTCGACCTCGGCCGGTTCGATGCGGTAGCCGCGAACCTTGATCTGCTGGTCCACCCGGTCCAGGAATTGCAGGTTGCCGTCCGGCAGCTCGCGCACCAGGTCACCGGTGCGGTAGAGCAGCGCGCCGGGCCGGCCGGAGAACGGGTCGGGCACGAAGGCGCGCGCCGTGGCGGCGGGACGGCCCAGGTAGCCCCGGGCCAGCGAGTCGCCGCCGAGCAGCAGCTCGCCGGCCTCCCCGGGCGGCACGCGGCGCATGTCGGCGTCGACCACGACGGCGTACGTGCCGGGGATCGGCCGCCCGATCGGCAGCACGTCGCCGTCCGGCCGCACGCCCGCGGGCACCTCGAAATAGGTCGCCGTGGCGGTGGTCTCGGTCGGACCGTAGACGTGCACGAGCGGCAGGCCGTGCCGGTGCCAGCGGGCCACCAGGTCGGGCAGCGCGCGTTCGCCGCCCATGACGATCAGGCGCAGGGCCGGCGGCAGCGCGTCGGCGGACTCGTCCAGGTGACGCACCAGCAGATGCCACTGCGCGGTCTGCAGCTCCACCACGGTGATCCGCCGGTCGCGCAGCTCGGCCAGCAGCTCCGGCACCGCGGACAGCGCGCCCCGGTCCGGCGGGAAGACCGCCGCGGCGCCGCGGACCAGCGGCGGGAACAGCTCCTCCAGCGACGCGGAGAAGGACACCGAGGCCAGCATCAGGTAGCGGTCACCCGGCCCGAGCTCGAACTGCCCGGCCGCGGCCAGCGCGAGGTTGCTCAGGCCGCGCTGCGTGATCATGACGCCCTTCGGGACGCCGGTGGACCCGGAGGTGTAGATGACGCAGGCGAGCTGGTCCGGCCCGGGGCACGGGCGGTCGCACTCGTCGGCGACGCCCGCGGTGACGTGCAGAACCGGGACGTCGGCCAGGGACGGCTCCAGGTCCGGATCGCTGATCACCGCTCGCAGGCCGGAGTCGCGAGCCAGCAGGTCGCGGCGGGCAGCCGGGTAGTCCGGGTCGATCGGCACGTAGGCCGCGCCGGCCCGCAGCACGGCGAGCACGGCGAGCAGGAGGTCGGCGTGGTGCCGCATGGTGATGCCCACCCGGTCCTCCGGGGCGACGCCGGCCTCGACCAGCCGGTTGGCGAGGTGGTTGACCCGGCGGACCAGGTCCGGATAGGTCAGTGCGGTGGTGTCGTCGGCGACCGCGATCGCCTCCGGGCGGGCCTCGGCCATCTGTTCGAGCTGGACCGGCAGCGGGGTCTGCGCCCCGACGGCCGCCTCCATGACGGTGCTGCTCATGACTGGTACTCCCTTTCCAGGCCGGCGGCCAGCGCGATGAGCGCTCCGTTCGGGGTGCGCGCCTCGGTGGTGCTCGACAGCAGCTGCATGGCCGACACCGTGCCGGCCCCCGGCTGTACGGGCGCGCCCAGCTCGCGCAGGCTCAGCTCCACGGCGGCGATCGCCGAGATGACGTCCAGCGCGTCGATGTAGCCGCAGTGACCGAGCCGGATGATCCGGCCGGCCAGCGGTCCGCTGCCTCCGACGATCTGCACGCCGTACCGCTCGGCCACCAGGTCGACGAGCTGGTCGGCGTCGATGCCGTCCGGCACGTACGCCGCGGTCACGCTCGCGTGCCGGTCCTGCGCCGGGGTGAGCAGCTCCAGGCCGGCCCCGCGCAGCCCCGAGCGGGCCAGCCGGCCCAGGGTGCGGTGCCGGTCGAACACCGCGTCCAGCCCTTCGGCGAAGAGCTGTTCCAGGGCCGCGTCCAGCGCGACCAGCACGCCGATCGCGGGTGTCCAGGACGTCCGCGGGATCGCCGCGGCGTAGGCGTCGCGGGCGGCGCCCCAGTCGAAGTAGTAACGGGGGAGCCGGGCCTCGGCGTGCCGCTCCCAGGCCCGATCGCTGACGCTGAGGAAGGCGACGCCGGGCGGGGTCATCAGCGCCTTCTGCCCGCCGCTGACCACCACGTCCAGGCCCCACTCGTCGGCGCGCAGGTCGCAGGCGCCGAGCCCGGACGCCGAGTCGACGAGCGTGAGCACACCGGCCGCGGCCTCACCGAACCCCTGGATGTCGTTGACCACGCCGGTCGACGTCTCGCAGTGCACGCACATCGCGGCGGTGATGCCCGGATCGGCGGCCAGCGCCGCGGCGACCCGCGCCGGGTCGATCTCCTCACCCCAGGGGGCCCGGACCTCGACCACTTCCAGCCCGTAGGCGCGGCTCATCTCCACCCACCGCTGGCCGAACGCCCCGTTGTTGGCGACCAGCACCCGGTCGCCGGGCGAGAAGAGGTTCTGCACGGCGCTCTCGAACGCGCCGGTGGTGCTGGACGTGAAGACCAGCACCTCGTTCTCGGTACGGATCAGGCGGCGCAGGTTGTCCACCACGCGAGTGAACAGCGCGGCGAAGCGTACGGTGCGCTCGTCCTCCATGGGCCGGGTCGCCGCCGCGGTGACCGCCGGCGGCAACGGCGTCGGACCGGGAACCATGAGTCGGTGTTTGCTCAACATTGTGATCACCTTCGGTCGGGTTGCCAGGGTCAGCGGCCGGTCAGGGCCTGCCGGACGGTCTTCGCCGTGTCGTCCACCTGGGGCGGGCGCAGGCAGCTGTAGTGGTCGCCGGGCACCTCGAGCTCGTCGAGCGTGCCGGTGACCAGCCGGCGCCAGGCCGCCGTGGTGTCCGGGGCCAGTTCGCCCTCGGCGGCGCGCAGCAGGGTCACCGGTCCGCCGTAGGGACGGGCCGGGTCGTAGGCCGCCATCGCGGTCACGTTCGCCGCCATCACCGTGCCGGCCCGCAGCAGGTGCTCGGCGCCGTCCCCGGCGTCCAGCAGCCCGTGCGCGCGGGCCCGGGCCAGCAGCAGCTCGGTGGCCTGATCGCCGGTCAGCTCGCGCAGGTCGGCGGCCTCGATGCCGAGGTCCGTGCCGGCGGTGCGGCCCAGCTCGGCGGCGTAGAGCGCGAGCAGGTCCACCCGGTCGAACGAGCCGGTCGGCACCGGGTCGGGCGCGCGGCTGTCGAGCATGACGACCGGCGGCCGCCGATCCGATTCGGCCTCCATCTGCCGGGCCATCTCGAAGGCGACGACCCCGCCGAACGACCAGCCGCCCAGGCGGACCGGTCCGGTCAGCCCGGCCTCGGTGAGCGCCGTCCGGTAGCGCCGGGCCAGCTCGCCGACGTCGCGCACCGGCTCCTCGGCGGTCTCCGCACCGGGCGCGGTCAGGCCGTACACGGGCCGTTCGCCGGCCATCCGGCGGACCAGCGTGGCGTAGCAGGCCAGGGTGCCGCCGGTGGCGTGCACGAGGATCAGCGGCTCGCCGTCGCCGCCGTCGCTCAGCAGGCGCAGCGGCCCGCCCGCCGTGGCCGGGGCGTCGGCGGCGATCCGCCGCGCCAGCTGTTCCACCGTGGGGTGCTCGAAGACGTCGCCGGGGGCGAGCGTGACGCCGAGAGCGTTCTGCACCTGCGCGGTCAGCCGCAGCACGTCGAGCGAATTGCCGCCGAGGTCGAAGAAGTCGTCGTGCACGCCCACCGGCGCTCGGCCGAGGACACCCTCCCAGATGGACACCAGCGCACTCTCCTGCGGCGTGCGCGGCGCCACGGCCGCCTTCGCCGACGGGGTGGCGGCGCCCGGCGCGGGCAGGGCGGCCCGGTCCAGCTTGCCGTTCGCGCTCAGCGGGAGCCGGTCGACCGGCACGAACGCGGCCGGCACCATGTAGTCCGGCAGCTGCCGCAGCAGGGCGGCGCGCAGCGGGGCCGGGTCCAGGTCCGGGGCGGCCACCGGGTAGGCGACGATGCGCTTGTCGCCCGGGTGGTCCTCGCGGACCACGACCGCCACGTCGCCGATGCCGGGCTGCCGGCGCAGAGCGTGCTCGATCTCACCGAGTTCGATCCGCAGGCCGCGGATCTTGACCTGCCCGTCCAGGCGGCCGAGGAACTCGACGGCCCCGTCACGGCGGAACCGGACGAGATCGCCGGTGCGGTACATGCGGGATCCGGGCGGGCCGAACGGGTCCGGCAGGAACCGGTCCGCCGTCAGCCCGGGCCGGTTCAGGTAGCCGCGGGCCAGGTTGGCGCCGGCCAGGTACAACTCGCCGGGCACGCCCGCCGGCTGCGGCTGGAGCGCGGGGCTGAGTACGTACAGGCTGGTGTTCTGGATCGGCCGGCCGATCGGCACCGCGGTGTGCTCGTCGCCGAGGTCGGCGCAGTCCCAGTAGGTGACGTCGATCGCCGCCTCGGTCGGGCCGTAGAGGTTGTGCAGACCGCCGGGGAGCCGGCGGGCGGCCAGGTCGGCCAGGTGCCGGGGGAGCTCCTCGCCGCTGCAGATGGTCCGCCGCAGCGAGACGCAGCGTTCGGTGTCGTCGACGGCCAGGAACGCGGCCAGCATCGACGGGACGAAGTGGACGGTGGTGACGCCGGCGGAGATGATCAGGTCGCGCAGATAGGCCGGGTCCTTGTGGCCGCCGGGCCGGGCCAGGACCAGCCGCGCGCCGGTGAGCAGCGGCCAGAAGAACTCCCAGACCGACACGTCGAACCCGGCCGGCGTCTTCTGCAGCACCACGTCGTCGCCGCCCAGCCGGTACTCGCGCTGCATCCAGTCCAGCCGGTTGCAGATGCCCCGGTGGGTGTTCGTCACGCCCTTCGGGCGCCCGGTCGAGCCGGAGGTGTAGATGACGTACGCCGCGTTGCCCGGCGCCACCGCGACGTCCACGCCGGAGTCGTCGCCGTCGTCGCAGCCCTCGTCCAGGTCGATGACCAGCCGGTCACCGGGCGGCAGCAGGTCGCGCAGGTGCCGCTGGGTGAGCAGCACCGGGGCGGCGCTGTCGTCGAGCATGAAGATCAGCCGCTCGACCGGGTAGGCCGGGTCCAGGGGCAGGTATGCCGCGCCGGCCTTCAGAACGCCCAGCAGCGCGACCACCAGCTCCACCGAGCGTTCGGCGCACACCGCGACCCGGTCCTCCGGCCCCACCCCGGCCGCACGCAGGCGGCGGGCCAGCCGGTCGGCGCCGGCGTTGAGCTGTGCGTAGGTGAGCGTGCGGTCCTCGAACGTGACGGCGTCCGCGTCCGGGCTGCGGCGTACCTGCTGCTCGATCAGACGGTGCAGCGTGGTGTCGTCCGGGAAGGGCCGCGCGGTGTCGTTCCACCGGCGGACGATCCGGTCCCGCTCGTCCGTGCCGAGCATGCCGAGGTCCTCGATGCGGGTGTCCGGGTCGGCGATCGCCGAGCGCAGCAGCCGCATCATGTGCTCGGCCAGGCCGACGACGGTGGCCTCGTCGAACAGCGCCGTCGCGTACTCCACGCTGATCCGCGAGCGTGCGCCGTCCACCCACACCGCCCAGTTGAGGTCGAACTTCGCGGTCGCCGTCCAGATCTCCTCGAGCGGGTCCACGGTCAGACCGGCGACCCGCTGGGTGGCGGGTCCCTCGGCGACCGCGAACAGGTGCTGGAAGAGCGGGCTGTGGCTGCGGTCGCGTTCCACCCGCATGCGGTCGACGATCAGGTCGGTCGGCACGTCCTGGTGGGCGAACGAGGTCAGCATGTCGTTGCGGACCCGGCGCAGCAGCTCCCGGAACGTGGTCGCGCCGGTCAGCTTCGTCCGGATCGGCAGCACGTTGACGAACAAGCCGATGGCGTCCTGCGTGTCCGCGCCGGTGCGCCCGGCGATCGGCACCCCCACGGTCAGGTCGTCCTGGCCGCTGTAGCGGTGCATGAGGGCGGTGAACGCCGCGAACATCGTCATGAACAGCGTCGTGTGCTCGCCGCGGCCGAGGGCGTGCGCCGCGGCGATCAGCTCTTCGTCGACCGGCACGTCGACGCTGCCGCCGGTGTGGTCCACGACGGCCGGCCGGGCGCGGTCGCTGGGCAGGTCCAGCACGGCCGGGGCACCGGACAGGTATCTGCTCCAGTGCTCCAGGTGTGCGTCCAGGCCGCCGTCCGTCCACTGCTGGGCGAGTCGCTCGGCGTGCTCGCCGTAGGACACCGGCAGAGCGGGCCGCGGCGCCGTCCGGCCCGCGTCGAGGTCGCCGTAGGCGTCCCACAGCTCACCGTTGAGCACCTGCATGGACCAGCCGTCGAAGACGATGTGGTGGACGTTGAAGACGACGGTGAACTCGTCCGCTGCCAGCCGGATCAGCTCCACCCGCATCAGCGGGCCCTGCTCCAGGTCGAACGGTTCGGTCGCGACGCGCTGCGCGATCTCGCGGGCGGACGGCTCACGCTGCTCGGCCGGCAGCTCACTCAGATCGGTGTAGTGCCAGGTGGTGCGCGCGTCGGGCAGCACCTCCTGGACCGGTACGCCGTCGCGGTCGCGGATCCGGGTGCGCAGCGGCTCGTGCCGCGCCACCACGGCGTCCAGCGCCCGGCGCAGCGTCGCCGCGTCCACGACGCCGTGCACCCGGCACTGCCAGGGCACGTTGTAGAGGGCGCTCGGACCGGCGTGCCGGTCCAGGAACCAGAGGCCACGCTGGCGCGGTGAGAGGGCGTAGCCGGGCAGCTCGTCGTCCTGCTCGCCCAGCCACTCCAGCAGCAGCGCGCGCTTGTCGGCCGGCAGTTTCTCCAGTCGGTCCTGCATCGTGCTCACCTGAGCTCACCTCGCACACTCCGCGGGCGCATGTCCGTCCAGACCGACTCGATCCGGTCCAGGCACTGCTGCCGGCTGCCCCGCGTTCCCTCGTCCGACCAGCCGGCGGGCGCGTCGCGTTCCACCGGCCACAGCGAGAACTGCTGTTCGTGGTTGAGCACGACGCGGTACTCGGGTCCGGCGGTGTCCTCGATCTGCGGCATCACGGGCCTCCTGGCGTACGTCATCGGCTGTTGTCTGTTGACCCCCACCGTGGAACCCAGGTCTATTGCCGGTCTCTCGCCGCTCTGTCGCCACGCGGAACCGGCCCGCCCGCCCGGCGGATGGGGCCGTGATAGCGCTGCGAAACCGGAGGCCCGTTCAGTGGAGTCATCACACCGCAGACGAGGAGACGGCGATGACCGAAGTAATGAGCGCGTCGCCCGCGCCTTCCAGCGCCGGGGACGTCACGTCCACCGAGCAGGAGATCATCCGGATCAGCGAGGAGGTGCTGCAGCGCGACGGCATCAAGCCCGAGGACGACCTGTTCGATCTCGGCGTCACGTCGCTCGCGTTCATCCGCATCCTGGTGCGGATCCACGAGAAGTTCGGCGTCGCCTTCACCGGCGCCGAGCTCGGCGACGACGCCTCGATCGCCCACCTGTCCGCCACGGTGGACGAGGCCCGTACCGCTTAGGAGGAGAGACCATGGCGACGACTACCGCGACCACCTTCGCGCTCAGCGCCGAAGAGCTGGAGAAGTTCCACGAGCAGGGCTTCTACGGACCTTTCACCGTCTATGAGGTGGAGGAGATGAAGGCCCGGTGGCGCCGTGAGCGCCTGCAGCTGATGGACCGCAGCATGGCCGTCTACGGCGACGAGGCGGCTGCCTCGGGCAACACGAACATCGCCAACTACGACCGGCACCTGGACAACCCGTTCCTGGCCGACCACGTCGGGCACCCGGCGATCGTCGACCGGGTGCGCAGCGTGCTCGGGCCCGACCTGCTGTGCTGGCGCACCGAGTTCTTCCCGAAGTACCCGGGCGACGAGGGCACCGACTGGCACCAGGCGGACACCTTCGCGAACGCGTCCGGCAAGCCGCAGATCGTCTGGCCCGACGAGTTCAAGGAGTACGGCGGCACCATCACCGTGTGGACGGCCTTCACCGAGGCCAGCATCGAGACCGGCTGCCTCCAGTTCATCCCGGGCACCCACGAGGTGATGCGCTACGACGAGACCAAGAAGATGACCTACCAGGCGGACCAGATCAACAACGCGGACAAGGACGGCGTACGCCGGGGCTTCTTCGGCTACGACTACCGCGAACTGCAGATCGACCCGGACTGGAAGCCGGACGAGGCGAACGCCATCTCGATGCAGCTGCGTCCCGGTGAGGCGGTCATGTTCTCGTCGACGCTGCAGCACGCCTCGCACCCGCACGCCGGCACCACCGACGAGATGCGGCTCGGGTTCGCCTCCCGTTACGTGCCCACCTGCGTGAAGCTCTACCCGGACACGGACGTGATCGAGGAGTACGGCGGCAGCGTGTCGCTGGACAAGTACGGTGCGGTCCTGGTCAGCGGCGAGGACGAGTACGGCCACAACCCGCTGGCGACCAGCACCACCGGCGGGCACAAGTTCGGCCACCGGTAAGCCGTACTTCCCAGAGAGGATCGTGATGGTCATGCGCGGCGGCACGTTGCGGTACGTCGGTCACGGCGATGTCGACCACCTGGATCCGGCCTGCGCGAACTACACCGCGTCGGCCGTGATCGAGCGGGCCTACACCCGCCAGCTGGTCACCTATCCGTCGACGTCCGACCCGGACCGGGCCGGCACGCTGATCGCCGACATGGCGACCGAGGTGCCGACCCGGGACAACGGCCGCATCTCCGCCGACGGCCGCGTCTACACCTTCACCGTGCGGGACGGGGTGTGCTGGGACACCCCGTCGCCGCGGCCGGTGACGGCCGCCGATGTCGTCCGCGGCATCAAGCGGCTGGCCGGCCCGGTCGGGCGCTGCCCGCTGCTGCAGTACTACGCGGACTCGATCGCGGGGATGGCCGAATTCTGCGCCGGGATGGCGGCGGTGCCCGCACGGGCCGACGCGATCGCCCGCTACCTCGAGAACCACGACGTGCCCGGCCTGCGGGCGGTGGACGAGCGCACGGTCCGGTTCGAGCTGGTCGCGCCGACCCCGGACTTCCTGGACATGCTCACCCTGCCGTTCGCGTCCGCCGCGCCGGTCGAGTACCTCGAGCACCTGCCGGCCGGGCCGGACTTCGACCGCTCGCTGCGCTCCAACGGCCCGTACCGGGTCGTCACCCATCGGCCCGGCGAGACCATCGTGCTGGAACGCAACCCGGCCTGGCGGCCGGAGAGCGATCCGGTACGGGGCCAGCACGTCGCCCGCATCGAGGTCCTCATGGGCCGCTCGCAGGACGAGGCCTGCGCCGAGGTCGCCGCCGGGACCGCCGACGCGCTGTGGGATGTCGCACCGCCGGCCGGCGACGTGACCCCGGCGCAGCGGGTGACCGCCCGGACCGGCGAGCTCAACCCGTGCCTGCTGATCAACATGGTGAGCCCGAACGCCGGCGGGGCGACCCGGCGGGTGGAGGTTCGCCGGGCGCTGCACTACGCGGTCGACCGGACGGCGATCGCCCGGATCTACGGCGGCGCCGCCGAGGCCGCCACCCAGCTGCTGCCGCCGGGCAACCCCGCGTACCGGCCCAGCGACCTCTACCGCACCGGCGACCCGTCCGGTGACCCCGACCGGGCCCGGCAGCTGCTCGCCGACGCCGGCTACACCGACGGGCTGACCCTGCGCATGATCCACCGGGACACCGGCCACCATCCCGCGGTCGGGGCGGCGATCCGCGACGCGCTGGCGCGCGCCGGCATCCACGTCGAGCTGGTGCCCGTGCCGCACGCCGACTTCTACCCGAAGTATCTGGAGGTGGCGCAGAACGCCCGCGACGGGGTCTGGGACATCACCACGCAGGGCTGGCTGCCGGACTGGCAGGGCAACAACGCCCGCAGCTACCTGCAGCCGCACTTCGACAGTTCCCGGGTCGCCGAGGAGAGCGCCA comes from the Actinoplanes sp. OR16 genome and includes:
- a CDS encoding alanine--glyoxylate aminotransferase family protein; its protein translation is MLSKHRLMVPGPTPLPPAVTAAATRPMEDERTVRFAALFTRVVDNLRRLIRTENEVLVFTSSTTGAFESAVQNLFSPGDRVLVANNGAFGQRWVEMSRAYGLEVVEVRAPWGEEIDPARVAAALAADPGITAAMCVHCETSTGVVNDIQGFGEAAAGVLTLVDSASGLGACDLRADEWGLDVVVSGGQKALMTPPGVAFLSVSDRAWERHAEARLPRYYFDWGAARDAYAAAIPRTSWTPAIGVLVALDAALEQLFAEGLDAVFDRHRTLGRLARSGLRGAGLELLTPAQDRHASVTAAYVPDGIDADQLVDLVAERYGVQIVGGSGPLAGRIIRLGHCGYIDALDVISAIAAVELSLRELGAPVQPGAGTVSAMQLLSSTTEARTPNGALIALAAGLEREYQS
- a CDS encoding non-ribosomal peptide synthetase, translating into MQDRLEKLPADKRALLLEWLGEQDDELPGYALSPRQRGLWFLDRHAGPSALYNVPWQCRVHGVVDAATLRRALDAVVARHEPLRTRIRDRDGVPVQEVLPDARTTWHYTDLSELPAEQREPSAREIAQRVATEPFDLEQGPLMRVELIRLAADEFTVVFNVHHIVFDGWSMQVLNGELWDAYGDLDAGRTAPRPALPVSYGEHAERLAQQWTDGGLDAHLEHWSRYLSGAPAVLDLPSDRARPAVVDHTGGSVDVPVDEELIAAAHALGRGEHTTLFMTMFAAFTALMHRYSGQDDLTVGVPIAGRTGADTQDAIGLFVNVLPIRTKLTGATTFRELLRRVRNDMLTSFAHQDVPTDLIVDRMRVERDRSHSPLFQHLFAVAEGPATQRVAGLTVDPLEEIWTATAKFDLNWAVWVDGARSRISVEYATALFDEATVVGLAEHMMRLLRSAIADPDTRIEDLGMLGTDERDRIVRRWNDTARPFPDDTTLHRLIEQQVRRSPDADAVTFEDRTLTYAQLNAGADRLARRLRAAGVGPEDRVAVCAERSVELVVALLGVLKAGAAYLPLDPAYPVERLIFMLDDSAAPVLLTQRHLRDLLPPGDRLVIDLDEGCDDGDDSGVDVAVAPGNAAYVIYTSGSTGRPKGVTNTHRGICNRLDWMQREYRLGGDDVVLQKTPAGFDVSVWEFFWPLLTGARLVLARPGGHKDPAYLRDLIISAGVTTVHFVPSMLAAFLAVDDTERCVSLRRTICSGEELPRHLADLAARRLPGGLHNLYGPTEAAIDVTYWDCADLGDEHTAVPIGRPIQNTSLYVLSPALQPQPAGVPGELYLAGANLARGYLNRPGLTADRFLPDPFGPPGSRMYRTGDLVRFRRDGAVEFLGRLDGQVKIRGLRIELGEIEHALRRQPGIGDVAVVVREDHPGDKRIVAYPVAAPDLDPAPLRAALLRQLPDYMVPAAFVPVDRLPLSANGKLDRAALPAPGAATPSAKAAVAPRTPQESALVSIWEGVLGRAPVGVHDDFFDLGGNSLDVLRLTAQVQNALGVTLAPGDVFEHPTVEQLARRIAADAPATAGGPLRLLSDGGDGEPLILVHATGGTLACYATLVRRMAGERPVYGLTAPGAETAEEPVRDVGELARRYRTALTEAGLTGPVRLGGWSFGGVVAFEMARQMEAESDRRPPVVMLDSRAPDPVPTGSFDRVDLLALYAAELGRTAGTDLGIEAADLRELTGDQATELLLARARAHGLLDAGDGAEHLLRAGTVMAANVTAMAAYDPARPYGGPVTLLRAAEGELAPDTTAAWRRLVTGTLDELEVPGDHYSCLRPPQVDDTAKTVRQALTGR
- a CDS encoding MbtH family protein; translation: MPQIEDTAGPEYRVVLNHEQQFSLWPVERDAPAGWSDEGTRGSRQQCLDRIESVWTDMRPRSVRGELR
- a CDS encoding acyl carrier protein; its protein translation is MTEVMSASPAPSSAGDVTSTEQEIIRISEEVLQRDGIKPEDDLFDLGVTSLAFIRILVRIHEKFGVAFTGAELGDDASIAHLSATVDEARTA
- a CDS encoding chlorinating enzyme produces the protein MATTTATTFALSAEELEKFHEQGFYGPFTVYEVEEMKARWRRERLQLMDRSMAVYGDEAAASGNTNIANYDRHLDNPFLADHVGHPAIVDRVRSVLGPDLLCWRTEFFPKYPGDEGTDWHQADTFANASGKPQIVWPDEFKEYGGTITVWTAFTEASIETGCLQFIPGTHEVMRYDETKKMTYQADQINNADKDGVRRGFFGYDYRELQIDPDWKPDEANAISMQLRPGEAVMFSSTLQHASHPHAGTTDEMRLGFASRYVPTCVKLYPDTDVIEEYGGSVSLDKYGAVLVSGEDEYGHNPLATSTTGGHKFGHR
- a CDS encoding ABC transporter substrate-binding protein; amino-acid sequence: MRGGTLRYVGHGDVDHLDPACANYTASAVIERAYTRQLVTYPSTSDPDRAGTLIADMATEVPTRDNGRISADGRVYTFTVRDGVCWDTPSPRPVTAADVVRGIKRLAGPVGRCPLLQYYADSIAGMAEFCAGMAAVPARADAIARYLENHDVPGLRAVDERTVRFELVAPTPDFLDMLTLPFASAAPVEYLEHLPAGPDFDRSLRSNGPYRVVTHRPGETIVLERNPAWRPESDPVRGQHVARIEVLMGRSQDEACAEVAAGTADALWDVAPPAGDVTPAQRVTARTGELNPCLLINMVSPNAGGATRRVEVRRALHYAVDRTAIARIYGGAAEAATQLLPPGNPAYRPSDLYRTGDPSGDPDRARQLLADAGYTDGLTLRMIHRDTGHHPAVGAAIRDALARAGIHVELVPVPHADFYPKYLEVAQNARDGVWDITTQGWLPDWQGNNARSYLQPHFDSSRVAEESATWGACYGFYRNPATSDLIHSAGTAAEARDANELYHRAEQQILRDAAVVPLLFQSSATMYAERVRGITTFPNYLGDPTQMSVLS